The following nucleotide sequence is from Sphingomonas panacisoli.
GAGTTCGGCGTACGGCTGATGCAGTTCGACGCCTTGCCCATGGCATTGCTGATCGAGCCGCCGAGCGTGAAGGCGGCGACGGCGATGCCGGTGCCCACGATCGCCAGGATCAGCGCATATTCGGCAGCCGAAGCGCCGCTGGTGTCGGTCAACAGGTTCTTGATCATCGTCATTGCAATATTCCCCACTTCCCACCGGAAAATTCCGGCCCTTTGCTCACGCGGAACGACTGTCAGAGCGAGTACCGCCGGCCTTCGCCGGCGATATTGGAGGCTGCAACGATGCTCCAAATGCCCCATCCACCCCGGATTGCATCGTCAGAGGGAACCGATCGACCGACCAAGTCAACAACACTTTATTTACTCTTTATTTACTGACACTTAGAGCTAACGTGTGTTAACCTAATCAAATTTAATTGTTTGATATCAGCGATTTATCTCGCAGAACGTCAACTCGATCCCGTTCAATCAGCTCTTCCGATTCGCTCGAAATGTTTGCTGATCGGGACAGTGGTTATAGGCGTTATAACCATGGTTATGTAGACATTGGTCTAATCGTTAAAACGCCATGTCGTTTTCATCCAACGACTTCGCGCTGAACTGTCCGTTTTATACAATTCGCACGATTTTATCTTTGCGCGCGCGAATCGGCCCGTATGATGATTCGCAATTGGCGGGGGCCATTCTGACGGGTTTGGGGGACTGCGGCATGACCGAGCCGAATAATGCCGGTCCGGACCTTTCCAGTGCTGTGACAATGATTGCCGTCAGCTTCGCGGCATTCGCGTTCGTTATCGTCATGTCGGTGGCGTTCGGCGATGGCGACACCGGCTGGCACATTGCGACCGGTGCATGGATCGTCGAGCATGGCACCGTTCCCCGAACCGACCCCTTTTCCTTCACCGCGCGCGGCCACCCGTGGGTAGCACATGAATGGCTGTCGGAAGTCGCCATGTATGCGGCATGGTGCTGGGCCGGATGGAAAGGTGTTATCCTTCTGTTCGGCACGGCAATGGCCGCGCTCTACGCGATCGTCACGGCGCACCTGTTGCGGTGGCAAAGGCCTGGCGCCGTCGTCCTGACGATGATCTATCTGTCGATCGGTCTTGCCCAATCGGTTTTCGCCCGCCCGCATCTGATCGCGCTGCCGATCCTGGCGGCCTGGCTGATCGCGCTGATACGTGCGCGCGAGCGTGATCGCGCTCCGCCGCTCGCACTCGCGTTGTTGATGCTCGTCTGGGCCAACGCCCATGGCAGCTTCATCTTCGGGCTCGCACTCGCCGGCGCGTTCGGTCTCGAAGCGCTCGTCACGGCGCCGGCTGCAAGCCGATGGAAGGTGGTCCGCGATTGGGGGCTGTTCGGCATCCTGTGTCTGATCGCCGCGTTGCTTACGCCCGGTGGGATCGGCGGATTGCTCTATCCGATCTACGTCAACAACCTGACGCTGTTGACCTATATCGCCGAGTGGCAACCGGCGCGGTTCGGCGGGGCGACCGCACTCGAAATTCTACTTCTGTCGGGGCTGTTCTTCCTGTTCTTCAGGCCGGTGCGCATCCCGGTCGTGCGCCTGCTGATTCTGCTGGTGGCGCTGCACATCACGTTCGATCACATTCGCAATCAGATGGTGCTAGTGACGCTGGCCGTCATCCTGTTGGCGGAGCCGCTCGGTCGCGCTTGGTCGGACGGGATCGACCGCCCCCGCCCGGCGATCCTACCGCAACTCCGGACCCATTGGCGCGAATTGTCGCCGTTGCTGGCCGTCGCCGCGCTGCTCTTCGTCGGAGCCGCAACCTATCGACTAGCGACGCCGTTCGATCGCGAAGACAGCTACGGCGTACCCGTCACCGCAATGCGCCACATTCCGCCTGCGCTGCGCGGCCAGCCCGTGTTCAACGAATATAGCTTCGGCGGGCTGCTGGTGTTCGAGGGTATCGCGCCGTTCATCGACGGCCGATCCGACATGTACGGCGACGACTTCACCGCGAACTATGTCAAGATCGAACATGGCGATGTGCCGACGTGGCGCAAGGCCGAGGAACGCTGGCGGTTCGGCTGGACGATCCTTCCCCCCAACAATCCGTTGGTCGCCGTTCTGGACAAAGAGCCGGGCTGGCGCCGGCTTTACGCCGACAAATGGGCGGTGATCCATGTTTCGGATCGAGCGGCGGCTCCTCAGAAGCGGCCGTGAGCGAACCGCCGGCTGTCCAGGGGATGCGGGACTGGATACGCGGCCACCCCCGCGACGCCGCACAGATCTCGGCGTCGATCGTTCTGCTCTACGCGGTGTGCTGGCGCATCGTCGCCCCTGACCTGCTCGAATTCATCTATCCTTGGATCGACTATATCCGGACAAACGGCCGGATTCACGCGTTTGCGACGCCGTTCGGCAACTATACGCCGCCGTATCTCTACCTGCTGTCGGCCGCGTCGCTGGTGACCGCCAACAAGCTGGTGATCGTCAAATCGCTGTCGATATTGGGAGCACTCGCAAGCGCCGTGGCCGTTCGTCGCGCGATCGGTCATCGCCCGTTCGTCAACGAAGCCACCTTGCTCGTCGTCCTGCTGCCCAGCGTGGTGGCCAATGGAATAATCTATGGCCAGTGCGACGGATATTGGGCCGCCCCGTGCGTAATGGCGACCGTGGCGGCGGCCGATGGGCGGCCGCGCGCAATGCTGACCTGGTTCGGAGTCGGCCTGGCCTTCAAGTTTCAGACGGTCTTCCTGGCGCCGTTCATCCTGGTCATCCTGGTGCAGCTTCGCGTTCGCCCGATCGAATGGCCGATCCCGCTGGCGGTCTATGCGCTGGCCATGCTCCCGGCGTGGCTCGTGGGATGGCCCGCCAGCGACCTGGCGACGATCTACGTTCTGCAGGGCGCGTATTTCAACACGATCGGCACCGCGCCGAGTCCATGGGCCGTGATCGCCGTGCTCCACGCCAGGGAGCCGCTCGCGATCTTCTGGGTCGGCTATGCCGCAGCCGCACTGACCGGGCTAGCCTACGTCGCGGTGTTCGCGCGTGCGCGCCTGTCGGCGCTCGGGACGATGCGGATCGCGTTGCTGTCGGCGATGATGATCCCCTACCTGTTGCCGAAGATGCACGAGCGGTATTTCCTGCTCGCCGATCTGCTGTCCTTCGCGATCGCTGTCATCGCGCGCGATCGGCGCTCGATGCAGATATTCGTGGCATGCGAGGCGGCATCCACGATCGCCATCTTCGGGTCGATGTTCGATTTCTATCGAATCGTGGCGATCAGCGTCATCCCGGCGACGGGCGCCCTTGTGTTGCTGTTGGTCGAGATCCGCCGGGATCAGGCCGGAACGCGCAGCCGATAGGTCAGGTTCACGCGGCGCGACAGCAGCAGGTACGGCAGCCACAGCGTCACGCTGATCAGCACCTTCTTCAGATTGCCCTGCAGCATGTCGGACAGCGACGCGGCGACTTCGGGCGGCAGGTTGCTGACATGCGCCATCACCCGCGCGATGCAGATCTGCATCATCACGTCGATCACCCACACGCCAGCCAGGAACCGCGGAAAGATCGGCACGTGGCGTAGCGCCAGCACGAACGCGAAGCCATACAGGCACGACAGGAACACCAGATCGACGAACATGACGGTGAACAGCATGCGGAACCAGTCGGGCGCCATGCCGCCGAGCGCCGGCAGGCCGCTCAAGAACTCGAACGTGCGGAACGGTACGTTGATCAGGATGCCGATCATCAGCGACGCCATGAAACCGCCGGTGCCGAACAGCGGCAGCGACCGTGCGGTGACCGCATCGACTCGCCGCCACCGGCCGAACCGCGCCAGCCTGATCGTAGGCTGGGCGACGAGGGTTTGGGGCTTGAACGACCGCAAGCCGAGGAAGACCGTTATTACGGGAGCCGTAACGACGAGCAGATAAGGCAGGACATTGCTGATCGCGGCCGCCGTCGTCGTGATCGGCGTCGCCGCGAAGGCCAGCCGCAGGCCGACCGCAAAGCTGACCGCCACGATCCATAAGCCCATGATCAGCGGCAAACCGACTTCGAGCTTGCTGACCAGCGCCAGGCTGCGCAGCGACAGATGGCGGCTGATGGGCAATCGGTCCAGCTGATCCATGCGCGCGTTCCCCCGCTTCGATCGTCACTCTATAGCGACGAAGCGTTGATGTCGCGTAAAGGTTCCGATGCGGTTGCGGTCAGGCCCTGGCGAGCCGCATAACCGATTTGGCAGGCGCCGGCGCGGCCCAGTTTTTCGCCATGCCGATCGCCAGCGCCGCGACGCCGAAACCGGCCAGGATGTCGACCAGATAGTGCGCGCCCATGACGATCGCGGAGATCGCGACTGCCGCATTCAATGCCAAGAACACCGGCCAGAGGATCGGCGTCCGCCAGAATGCCCAAGCGACCAGCACCGCGCCCGCCGCCTGAACGCTGGGAAAGGATATCAACCCGAGAAATGCGATCGAATCGTCCACCACACGGATCGATCCGTCGCGGATGCCGGCGATGGCATGGGCGACTTGCCAAGGGGCGCTCGATGCCAAATTGGGTACCTGCCCGGCGTGCAGACCGGCATGCGAAAACGTACCGACCGCGGGAAATAGCGGGCTCAGCAAGACGCATATCGCGACGGCGATCAGCCAAGCGGTGACGAACAGGCGGCACCGTTCGCTTTGGCGCGTGATCGAAAGAAAGACGACCGCCAATGCCGGCTGCCAACCGAAAGACTGATAGATGTAGTGCATCGTGGAAACGATACGGGGATGCGCTTTGAGAAACGCCAGCTGAAGCGGCACGTCGAACGCGACCATCTTGTCCGCATCGGCGAGCATCCCATCGACCAACGGCGCATTCAGCGTGCACAACAGGATCGTCGCCAGTGCCGCGATGACCGACGACAGCAACAGGAACCCCAGACCTTCCAGCGCGGGGGCAACCGGGCCGAGCTGATAGCGGCGCGCCAGCATGCCGCTGAAAATCATGATCAGCGCCAATCCGGCGAACGTGGATGGCCGGACCGTCGCCAGCGCGAACCCAGTGTAGAAGAAGCCGACGATCACGCCCGCCAATCCCAGGATGAGGATGGCATATGCCGGGATGGCCTTGCGATCGATCAGTGACTCAAGATCGGAGTCCGGCACGCCATGCCGTAACCGCGAGATTGCGGAAGCGAACATGATGCGAGTCCCTCCTCCAATGGTTATGCAGATCAACGTCGATCCAGTCTTGGCCGCGCGCCAATACTAAGGTCGTGCACGATTATCGACGGCACGTTTTAAAGACGGCAAGATATCGATGGTTATACGATATATTGCCCGCGTTATAATTTTCTTCGATTAGGCCAGGATGAAGACTATTTTATAGCACAAGATGTCGGACCATCGTCCTTCCATGGGATGTCGTCATCTGTTGTTTTGCTGTCCTATAACGGCAGATATAAAGACACGGCCGACATCGCGCCTTAAATTAGGCCTCCGATGGGGGAGGCGAGATGTGCTTGGGGTTTTGTTCGAGCTAGGTGTCGCACGCCCCGTACGCCGAGCCCGCCGGCCGTGATCGACGTTCCGGCCAATCCATTCTTACGACGATCGCGCTGTCCCTGGTCAGGGAACTCGGTGGCTATTCGATCCGACAGCGCAAGCTCGCCAAGCTGATCCTCACGGCAATGCTGGCCTATGGCGGACTGCCCGCCGCGTTCATCCTAGATTGCTGCATATCGCTGCCGCTATCGCTGATCCTGACCCTTACCGAAGAGCGATGAAGCCGCCGGTCGCTTGCGATTTGGCAGCGCGATGCAGCCCGTCCTGGATCGACGCCCGACGATCGCGCCGCGCTTGAAAGGGATCCGGCCGGAGGCGAGGACGCACCGTACAAGAAAGCCGCCGCGCAAAGTGGGGGAAGCGCGGCGGCTTTCAAGGCGACCGGAACTTAAGCCCGAATACTATTTCTCTATAATATTCCCGATCACGCCTTTCAATATATCTTTGGATATTAAATCGGTTCGATGAGTTTATATGGCAGACAATTTCGAATAAAAAAATTGAGTCGATATAATATTTCAATTATGCTTGGATAAAATAAACAAATGATTTATTTTATTCGCTGGCGCCAGCGTATCCCGGCATTTGTTGTTGCCTATTGAGCAGTCCAGATTATCGTTTCGTTTGCGTATCGAGCTGAGGAACGCGTTTTCTCATGGACGCGATGCGGTCGGCCTCTTCGACCAGCGTTTCATACGACCTTGCCATTTCTTGCAGTGTTTTTCGGATGTCGCCATCACTCGCGGTCTCGGCCATTTTTCGCAATTCCGCAGCACGCTTCGCGTAATAGGCTCGCTGTTCCGAAGTCGGCATCTACCGGTCGTCGCTGGCTACGGCTGGCGATTCCCGCATCGCGGCCAGAAGTTGCTGAACGATCGTCGTGCCCGCAAGGTGTGCCTGTACCGCACTGTAGCCCTCTACGGACAGTTGCTTTCGGATTTGCTGGACGGTCAGGCAATTGCCCTCGCGCGCTATTTCGAATGCCCGTTCTACCGTGGACTTACGCATACTCATCTGACCCCTTTAACGAGCGAATCTAACGCCGCTCTTCAGCAGGATGACCGTGACCACGCGACGGACGAAGTGCAATATATCGTCGGTTATAGCGTTGGTTATCAGATGTTTCTTAAGTGGAACGATCCAATCGAACGCGTGTTCTGCCGGCATCGGAAGGGACGACAAACACGTCGGGTCCGCGTCGATCACCTCGCCCGGCAAGCGGTAGCCGTAAGTGCCGCCGCCTGTCGGACGAAGCGCCTCGGCCACGCATCGTTCAGTGCCGGTGTGGCCGAGGTGCTTGAAGTCCCGGATTTGGGTCTCCTGCGCCCTTGATCGACTGTTGAGCAAAATTGGTGAGCGAAGGGCGATTGCGCATCCCCGGGAAAACCGGTTAGTCGAACCATCGCCGCGTGCTTTTGGCGGCGATGTGTAGTCGTTAGAGTAAACATCAGATGCCGAGCACATCCCGCGATCTGGAGTCGATGCGGATCGCCGCAGCCACCCACGCTTTTTCCGCACTCACCGACGTCCATCGCCTTAGGATTTTCCGTGCGTTGGTCCGTGCCGGTCCGTCGGGATTGCCGACAAGGCACATCGCAGATCTGATCGCTCTGGAACCAGCCGACCTGGAAACCCACCTAACGGGCCTGCGGGAAGTCGGCATGATCTTCGCCCGCGGCGAGGGTCCAGATCAAGCGTTTGCCGCCAACTTCGAAGGCACGCGGGAATTGATAAGTTTCCTGATCGAGGATTGCTGCGGCGATCACGAACAACTCTGCGCATTGCTCGATATCGCGAAAAGCTTTCGCCTACCCCCGCCCCGCGCGTCGTAGCGCGATCCGACTGACGCTCGCGATGAGCAACCATTTGGCCGGCGGTATATATCGTTAGTTATAAACACGTTACCCGATCAAAAGCGGCGCGGGTAAATCCGATCTAGCAATGGAACCAAGCGGTGAGGTGCGTGTTTGGGACCCGCGCTCATAGTCGCCGAAGGCGTACCATTCGATGTCTGTGAGCGCGCTCAAAGGGGTTCTGACGCCTCGATAGCATAGTCGATCCCAATGCTATCGGGGCGCCAGGCTGAGTCAGACTGTGTCGGTCGGATGCGAAGGGCGGGCTGATTTGCCGCACGATGACGGCGAACGTCGTTTTGCCGGGCGGCCTTATAACGAAGGCTATCTCGACTCCGATCCTGGGCAGCTCCGATATGTTACCGACGATGCGGTAACGCTGCCGTCGTCGGGAAGTCGGCGTTGTCCCCCTAATACGGCGTCGGCTTCCCTTCAGACAGCGGCACCGATTCCATAGCAAGCCATGGGCCGCACCGGGTCCGCCCCACCTTAAGCAGGGCGGCGTCGCGTCAGCGATCGAAATAGTTGCGCCATTGCGGACGCCCTCGACGGTTTCGTATCGTGAACGACCACGCCGCCAGTACAATGCCCCCGGTGGCCAGGCTTGCGAGTGCGCCCAAAGGTCCTCGATCGTCTGTCGTCTGTATGGCGAGCGCAAAAGCTATGACGATCGCCACGACGAATGCGATGCAACCAACGCAAATCCGCTTCCGGGCCGCCGGCTCCAGCGCCTCGAAGGGCGCAACGATCGCGAGACAGGATGCGGCGATCAAGCAGCAAATGGCGACATTCACGCTGATGTCGGGATTTATGTACAACAGGCCGGCGATCAGCGCCGTCAGGATGGCAACCAACGCAGCCATCATTCGAACTCGCCTCACTGATCCTCCGATACGCCAACAAAGCCCAATTGAACGGCTTGCGAGAGGGATCGTAGCCGCGATCCGCCGGGGGTCACGCCTGAAAGACGTCTTAAAAAGTCTCAATATGTGACGGCTTTGCGAAAACTCGGCGAGTTGAGGCAGCGCGAAGGAACATCCGTATTGCGGTGGATGTACCCGAACATATCCAACCGTATAGGCTGTCCTGCGACGACACATTCGCCAGGTAAAATAGGGCAACAACGATGCTGCGCCAGTTGCAGCCGAGCGGCGTCGTCAAACAGCCTAGCGGGCTCGAATCCACCCCGACATGCGCAGAGATGCTCCAGCGACTACGGCTATCGTATCTCGGATCCTGTAGCTACCGTCTACAGTCCGGCTGACCCGAATAATTAATCGAAGTGCCCTATCGGGATCGCGTGAGCCGCAGCGTCGAAAGTACGGTTCTCGTGTTGCGCCTCGACAGCGGAACTTGATCCCTCGCTGTCGAGGCGTTCCCGCAAAACGAATTACTCCGAACCATTTGTTGCTGTGTCGAAAAATAGCACCTTTGGGGACAAGCCGTTCGGCCGTAGCAAGGTGCCGCCACGGCGTTCCAACCACGCCAACAGGCTTGCTCGAACATCAGCGGTCAGTTCGAATTGGACGGGACGCCCTGTCTTTTGTTGAATGACGATTGCGCGAGTCCTGATTTCGGCGCCGGTCACCAAGTCTCCGATCTTGATTTTGACCAAGTCGCAGCCGCGCAATTTGCTGTCGATTGCGAGGTCGAACAGCGCGCGGTCGCGAAGCCGTCCTTCACGTTCGAGGAAGAAGCGAACAGCCCATATTTGCTTCTGAGTCAGCGGCCGCTTGGCGCCAACCATCTTGCCGGCGTTCCAGGCGGGCCGAGCCTGCATAGCAGGGTCATACCTCGAATATCCCATGTTTTACTCTCCTTGGCCTTCATTGGCCGAGGAAAGGGTCGCGCCGATCTCGTGCAAGTCTGACTAAGCACAATGGTGTGTTAGATGGCCACTTCACGATGATCGACGGATCGAAACCGACTATTGGCGCATTAACGCAGATCAAAACCATAACGCAGCCGTATTGATAGGAACGGCCGACAACGAGCACGGATGATCTCTTGATGATAAATTGCGAAACGGGTGTCGCTGGGCTCGATGAAATCCTCGCTGGCGGTCTGTCTAAAGGTCGTCTGTTTCTCGTCGAAGGTAGTCCCGGCACAGGGAAAACGACCCTCGCCAGCCAGTTCCTGATGGCGGGGGCAGAAGCCGGCGAAAAGGTGCTCTACATCACGCTGTCGGAAACAGAGGAGGAGTTGCGCGACGGCGCCCTCTCGCACGGATGGACGTTCGACAACAAGTTCGAGGTGTTCGAACTCGTTCCGCCGGAAAGCTTGCTCGACGACCAGCAACAGCAAAGCCTGCTGTATTCGTCGGACCTCGAACTCGGAGAAACGACGCGCCGGATCTTCGAAGTATTCGAACGGGTAAAACCGTCGCGCGTCGTTCTCGACAGCTTGTCGGAAATCCGACTGCTGGCCCAAAGTTCGCTACGCTACCGCCGGCAAATCCTCGCGTTGAAGCATTATTTCTCGAATAACGATGCGACCGTCCTCATGCTCGATGACCTGACCGCCGACGTGATGGACAAGACCGTCCACAGCGTTGCCCACGCGGTGATCCGTCTGGAGGAATTGTCACCCAATTACGGGGCAGAGCGACGGCGGATGCGCGTGCTCAAGTATCGCGGGCGACGC
It contains:
- a CDS encoding Flp family type IVb pilin, with the protein product MTMIKNLLTDTSGASAAEYALILAIVGTGIAVAAFTLGGSISNAMGKASNCISRTPNSSNC
- a CDS encoding DUF2569 family protein — its product is MDQLDRLPISRHLSLRSLALVSKLEVGLPLIMGLWIVAVSFAVGLRLAFAATPITTTAAAISNVLPYLLVVTAPVITVFLGLRSFKPQTLVAQPTIRLARFGRWRRVDAVTARSLPLFGTGGFMASLMIGILINVPFRTFEFLSGLPALGGMAPDWFRMLFTVMFVDLVFLSCLYGFAFVLALRHVPIFPRFLAGVWVIDVMMQICIARVMAHVSNLPPEVAASLSDMLQGNLKKVLISVTLWLPYLLLSRRVNLTYRLRVPA
- a CDS encoding phosphatase PAP2 family protein; this encodes MFASAISRLRHGVPDSDLESLIDRKAIPAYAILILGLAGVIVGFFYTGFALATVRPSTFAGLALIMIFSGMLARRYQLGPVAPALEGLGFLLLSSVIAALATILLCTLNAPLVDGMLADADKMVAFDVPLQLAFLKAHPRIVSTMHYIYQSFGWQPALAVVFLSITRQSERCRLFVTAWLIAVAICVLLSPLFPAVGTFSHAGLHAGQVPNLASSAPWQVAHAIAGIRDGSIRVVDDSIAFLGLISFPSVQAAGAVLVAWAFWRTPILWPVFLALNAAVAISAIVMGAHYLVDILAGFGVAALAIGMAKNWAAPAPAKSVMRLARA